One Janthinobacterium sp. J1-1 genomic region harbors:
- a CDS encoding DUF4440 domain-containing protein has product MRQLTSLIAISVFSLPLYAATPTETVAAFHEALASGISEQASTLLSPEIKIYESGHVERSRDEYAGHHLPADTAFAKATKSKVLKQNERIDGNLAVVMQETETTGQFQGKNVHLFGTETALLEKQGDQWVIFHLHWSSRKSQ; this is encoded by the coding sequence GTGCGCCAACTTACTTCCCTGATCGCTATTTCCGTATTCAGTCTTCCCCTATACGCCGCCACACCAACTGAAACTGTTGCTGCATTTCACGAAGCGCTCGCCAGCGGAATATCCGAGCAGGCGAGCACTTTGCTTAGCCCTGAAATTAAAATTTACGAATCTGGGCATGTTGAGCGTTCACGTGATGAATACGCTGGCCATCACCTGCCAGCCGATACCGCCTTTGCTAAGGCCACTAAAAGCAAAGTCCTAAAACAAAACGAACGTATTGATGGAAACCTGGCCGTCGTGATGCAGGAAACAGAGACCACAGGACAATTCCAGGGCAAAAATGTGCACTTATTCGGCACGGAAACAGCTTTGCTCGAAAAACAGGGCGATCAATGGGTCATCTTTCATCTGCACTGGTCGTCCCGCAAATCTCAATAA
- a CDS encoding CzcE family metal-binding protein produces the protein MKSIKANIVAVFAVIALSPLAAMAHQGEMHSNPAFGSAAPAPAATRTITISSTTKYVNVAQGDVVKFDVDGKTFTWQFDTLRANSSFDFSAIAPSGVNTHGVRVYVAPNPTYAN, from the coding sequence ATGAAATCCATCAAAGCCAACATCGTCGCCGTTTTTGCTGTCATCGCTCTCAGCCCGCTTGCCGCGATGGCACACCAAGGCGAAATGCACTCGAATCCAGCGTTTGGCAGTGCTGCTCCGGCGCCGGCCGCCACGCGCACTATCACGATTTCATCGACTACGAAGTATGTGAATGTCGCCCAGGGCGACGTCGTCAAGTTTGATGTGGATGGTAAGACGTTCACTTGGCAGTTCGATACGCTACGAGCCAATTCGAGCTTTGACTTTTCGGCAATTGCGCCGTCTGGCGTGAATACCCACGGCGTACGTGTGTACGTGGCACCTAACCCGACCTACGCCAACTAA